From Ancylobacter pratisalsi, one genomic window encodes:
- the gloA2 gene encoding SMU1112c/YaeR family gloxylase I-like metalloprotein — MRGVHHIAIICSDYDRSRHFYVEVLGLGVLHEAYRAERQSWKCDLDAGNARIELFSFPTPPPRPSRPEACGLRHLAFATEDIEADIGRLTSLGIAVDELRTDPFTGRRFTFFADPDGLPLELYEHSEGA; from the coding sequence ATGCGCGGCGTCCACCATATCGCGATCATCTGCTCCGACTATGATCGCTCCCGGCATTTTTACGTGGAGGTGCTTGGCCTTGGCGTCCTCCATGAGGCGTATCGAGCCGAGCGGCAATCGTGGAAGTGCGACCTCGACGCGGGAAACGCACGCATCGAACTGTTTTCCTTTCCCACCCCACCACCGCGCCCCAGTCGGCCGGAAGCCTGCGGATTGCGCCATCTCGCCTTCGCGACCGAGGACATCGAGGCCGACATCGGGCGTCTCACGAGCCTGGGGATCGCCGTCGACGAGCTTCGAACCGATCCCTTCACGGGACGGCGTTTCACCTTCTTCGCCGACCCTGACGGGCTGCCGCTGGAACTCTATGAGCACAGCGAGGGTGCGTGA
- a CDS encoding Ppx/GppA phosphatase family protein yields MVDETETWAGQRATGRLPRDERSSSDAALARDDKSPDRTRQRHWHGRRRDGARADNGGGGSPRNNDPCYAALDLGTNNCRLLVARPTASGFRVIDAFSRIVRLGEGLICSGKLGDAAMTRAVDALAVCAAKIGARNIADSRLIATEACRSATNGADFINRVAEQTGLKLEIVDRETEARLAAAGCTPLVDPYSDGAVLFDIGGGSTEVVWLDRVETRDGGPPAAIIRAWVSVPLGVVTVAERHGGVKVTRADFEAMVNEFSPHLDGFVKAVGPHDCGRLHLLGTSGTVTTIAGVHLDLPRYDRSQVDGTWLGAEQVRVVVDRLLDMPFSERAANPCIGIERADLVLAGCAILEAVRRAFPCDRLRVADRGLREGILVELMRADGVWRRHAGVTT; encoded by the coding sequence ATGGTCGACGAGACCGAGACGTGGGCGGGCCAGCGGGCAACAGGCAGGTTGCCGCGCGACGAGAGATCGTCGAGCGATGCTGCGTTGGCGCGGGACGACAAATCGCCGGATCGGACCCGTCAGCGCCACTGGCATGGCCGGCGGCGTGATGGAGCGCGGGCCGACAATGGCGGCGGCGGTAGCCCGCGCAATAATGACCCGTGCTACGCGGCGCTGGATCTCGGCACGAATAACTGCCGCCTGCTCGTGGCTCGCCCGACGGCCAGCGGCTTTCGCGTGATTGATGCGTTCTCGCGAATCGTACGGCTGGGCGAGGGACTGATCTGCTCCGGCAAGCTCGGCGACGCCGCGATGACGCGTGCCGTCGACGCGCTCGCCGTATGTGCTGCCAAGATCGGCGCGCGCAACATCGCGGACAGTCGTCTGATCGCCACGGAGGCCTGCCGTTCCGCAACGAACGGCGCCGACTTCATCAACCGCGTTGCCGAGCAGACCGGGCTGAAGCTCGAAATCGTCGACCGTGAGACGGAGGCACGGCTTGCAGCGGCCGGCTGTACGCCCTTGGTCGATCCCTATTCGGACGGTGCCGTGCTGTTCGACATCGGCGGCGGGTCGACCGAAGTGGTTTGGCTCGACCGTGTCGAGACAAGGGACGGTGGGCCGCCCGCCGCGATCATCCGTGCCTGGGTGTCGGTGCCGCTCGGGGTCGTTACCGTGGCCGAACGCCACGGCGGCGTGAAAGTCACGCGCGCCGATTTCGAGGCGATGGTCAACGAGTTCAGCCCGCATCTTGACGGTTTCGTCAAAGCCGTGGGGCCCCATGATTGCGGCAGGCTGCATCTTCTGGGTACGTCCGGCACCGTTACCACAATTGCGGGCGTTCATCTCGACCTGCCGCGTTACGACCGCTCGCAGGTGGACGGCACATGGCTCGGTGCCGAACAGGTCCGCGTTGTGGTAGACCGGCTCCTCGACATGCCCTTCTCCGAGCGCGCGGCCAATCCCTGTATCGGTATTGAGCGCGCTGACCTCGTGCTTGCGGGATGTGCGATCCTCGAAGCGGTGCGCCGGGCGTTCCCGTGCGACCGCCTGCGCGTCGCCGATCGCGGTCTGCGGGAGGGCATATTGGTAGAATTGATGCGTGCGGATGGCGTTTGGCGCCGCCACGCTGGAGTGACGACGTGA